A part of Oncorhynchus kisutch isolate 150728-3 linkage group LG2, Okis_V2, whole genome shotgun sequence genomic DNA contains:
- the LOC109902431 gene encoding solute carrier family 40 member 1: MDNAGSKKRCCESVQEFFTSPKFLIYLGHGLSTWGDRMWNFAVAVFLVGLYGNSLLLTAVYGLVVAGSVLLLGAIIGDWVDKNPRLKVAQTSLVVQNFSVILCGILLMVVFQFKEQIAELYNGWILTCCYILVISIANIANLASTAMAITIQRDWVVVVAGQDSSKLADMNATVRIIDQLTNILAPMLVGQIMSFGSNFIGCGFIAGWNLCSMCLEYGLLWKVYQKTPALALKAGKKEDDQELKQLNFPKELENGKGTVEGSQLMNEMAVVEADSPKKTSCCYQITEPLRTIRDGWVAYYNQSIFFAGMSLSFLYMTVLGFDCITTGYAYTQGLNGSVLSLLMGASAVSGICGTVAFTWVRKKCGLIRTGFISGVVQLSCLVLCVASVFAPGSPFDLSISPFQDIYSHLTGDSGNLPEADHPASMLNIDGLLVNGSTALPAEELPPLQSYLSVSLLFAGVIAARIGLWSFDLTVTQLIQENVIESERGVINGVQNSMNYLLDLLHFIMVILAPNPEAFGLLVILSVSFVAMGHIMYFRFAFKSLGRRLFLCCSPEQKAQALPDSPSSLPTTV; encoded by the exons ATGGATAACGCTGGATCTAAGAAACGTTGCTGTG AATCGGTCCAAGAGTTCTTCACATCACCAAAGTTCCTTATTTACCTGGGACATGGCCTCTCGACATGG GGCGATCGTATGTGGAACTTCGCTGTAGCCGTATTTCTGGTGGGGCTGTATGGCAACAGCCTCCTGCTCACGGCTGTGTATGGACTGGTGGTGGCAGGGTCAGTGCTGCTCCTTGGAGCCATTATCGGTGACTGGGTTGACAAAAACCCAAGACTCAAAG TGGCCCAGACTTCGCTGGTTGTCCAGAATTTTTCTGTCATACTATGTGGGATCCTCTTGATGGTGGTTTTCCAGTTCAAAGAACAGATTGCAGAGTTATACAATGGATGGATTCTG ACATGCTGCTATATCCTGGTCATCTCCATAGCCAACATTGCTAATTTGGCCAGTACTGCCATGGCAATTACCATCCAGagagactgggtggtggttgtggCTGGACAGGACAGCAGCAAGCTCGCAG ACATGAACGCCACAGTGCGGATCATCGACCAGCTGACCAACATCCTAGCACCCATGTTGGTGGGTCAGATCATGTCTTTTGGCTCAAACTTCATTGGTTGCGGCTTTATTGCGGGCTGGAACCTGTGCTCTATGTGCCTTGAGTACGGTCTGCTATGGAAGGTCTACCAGAAAACCCCGGCACTGGCCTTGAAGGCTGGCAAAAAAGAGGATGACCAGGAACTGAAACAACTTAACTTCCCGAAAG AGCTAGAAAACGGCAAGGGCACAGTAGAGGGCTCCCAGCTCATGAACGAGATGGCTGTCGTCGAGGCCGACTCTCCCAAGAAGACGAGCTGCTGCTACCAGATAACAGAGCCCCTGCGCACCATCCGCGACGGCTGGGTGGCCTACTACAACCAGTCCATCTTCTTCGCAGGCATGTCGCTGTCCTTCCTCTACATGACGGTGCTGGGATTTGACTGCATCACCACGGGCTACGCCTACACCCAGGGCCTCAACGGCTCTGTGCTTAGCCTGCTGATGGGTGCCTCAGCCGTGTCAGGCATCTGTGGCACGGTGGCCTTCACCTGGGTTCGGAAGAAGTGTGGCCTAATCCGCACAGGCTTCATCTCGGGTGTGGTGCAACTCTCCTGCCTAGTTCTGTGCGTGGCGTCCGTCTTCGCACCGGGCAGCCCCTTCGACCTCAGCATTTCGCCCTTTCAGGACATCTACAGCCACCTGACCGGAGACAGCGGCAACTTACCAGAGGCCGACCATCCGGCTAGCATGCTGAACATCGATGGTCTGCTGGTCAACGGTTCGACTGCACTGCCCGCTGAAGAACTGCCGCCTCTGCAGTCCTACCTGTCAGTCAGCCTGCTGTTTGCAGGGGTTATTGCTGCTAGAATTG GTCTATGGTCCTTTGACTTAACCGTGACCCAGCTCATCCAAGAGAATGTGATCGAGTCGGAGAGGGGGGTGATTAATGGTGTCCAGAACTCCATGAACTACCTCCTGGACCTGTTGCACTTTATCATGGTGATTCTGGCGCCCAACCCTGAGGCATTTGGCCTTCTCGTCATCCTCTCCGTCTCCTTCGTGGCCATGGGCCACATCATGTACTTCAGGTTTGCCTTCAAGAGCCTCGGGCGGCGCCTCTTCCTCTGCTGCTCGCCAGAGCAGAAGGCCCAGGCCCTCCCGGACTCTCCCTCCTCGCTTCCCACCACCGTGTAG